A DNA window from Phaeobacter sp. A36a-5a contains the following coding sequences:
- a CDS encoding glycosyltransferase family 4 protein: MADLLVTNFNRNFTGVSATAANVIRQQAGRYDMALVGRPLPGCPDPISIAAARAASRRHDPAKPFAIWHVRRNTEMRAAIWARDVLRLPIRIVFTSAAQRRHSAFPRWLISRMDAVIATTEAAAAYVPHVRAVVPHGVDTDLFTPAENRSSAWAALGYGGQQGIATIGRIRPEKGTDLFVDAMLRLLPDHPGLVALVVGRAAREHQGFLKGLQARIAAAGLGDRILFPGEIPAGDLPRMIRALSLVMQLPRYEGYGMAPLEGLASGVPFVGSDTGYYRAFSAQGTVGTVVPLEAAEAAAAAADRLLSTPDQLLDFGRAGRDLAVTAFSASAEADGIDAVYQDLWSAG; the protein is encoded by the coding sequence ATGGCCGACCTTCTTGTCACCAATTTCAATCGCAACTTCACCGGCGTTTCGGCAACCGCAGCCAATGTGATCCGTCAGCAGGCGGGCCGCTATGATATGGCGCTCGTCGGACGCCCCCTGCCCGGCTGCCCGGACCCCATCAGCATCGCCGCTGCCCGCGCGGCCTCACGCAGGCATGATCCCGCCAAACCCTTTGCCATCTGGCATGTGAGGCGCAACACCGAAATGCGTGCGGCGATCTGGGCACGCGACGTCCTGCGCCTGCCCATCCGCATTGTCTTCACCTCGGCGGCGCAGCGGCGCCACTCGGCCTTTCCCCGCTGGCTGATCTCGCGCATGGACGCTGTGATCGCCACCACCGAGGCCGCAGCGGCCTATGTCCCGCATGTCCGCGCGGTGGTGCCACATGGCGTCGATACAGATCTGTTCACACCGGCGGAAAACCGCAGTTCCGCCTGGGCCGCGCTGGGGTATGGAGGCCAGCAGGGGATTGCCACCATCGGGCGCATTCGCCCCGAGAAGGGCACCGATCTATTCGTGGACGCCATGCTGCGCCTGCTGCCGGATCACCCCGGTCTAGTGGCTCTGGTGGTCGGCCGCGCCGCGCGGGAGCATCAGGGCTTTCTGAAGGGGCTGCAAGCCCGGATTGCGGCGGCTGGCCTTGGCGATCGCATCCTCTTTCCCGGCGAAATTCCGGCTGGCGATCTGCCGCGTATGATACGGGCGCTGTCCTTGGTGATGCAGCTGCCGCGCTATGAGGGCTATGGCATGGCTCCGCTGGAGGGGCTGGCAAGCGGCGTCCCCTTTGTCGGGTCAGACACAGGCTACTACCGCGCGTTCTCCGCACAGGGAACGGTTGGGACGGTGGTGCCGCTGGAAGCTGCCGAGGCCGCGGCGGCAGCGGCTGATCGCCTGCTGTCGACACCCGATCAGCTGCTGGATTTCGGGCGCGCCGGGCGTGACCTCGCGGTAACGGCCTTTAGCGCAAGCGCCGAGGCCGATGGGATTGACGCGGTCTATCAGGACCTCTGGTCCGCAGGCTGA
- a CDS encoding 3-deoxy-D-manno-octulosonic acid transferase encodes MASRRTSAPTLLFHLYRGATALLAPFAFRKVAGKLADHGVSPTRQRERLGYASQPRPTPSGPDGRPAPLLWLHGASVGESLAALSLIDKLAPRLPGAEFLLTSGTASSAEMMAKRMPANCRHQFAPLDATAPVDRFLRHWQPDAALFVESELWPVTLHAAEQAAVRLALVNARLSARSVARWKSKPATAAFVMQKFDLLLSQNPQMGESLIELGAAPDKVHPSGNLKAGSAPLPVDQAALDAVRAELGERPLWVASSTHRGEEETVIAAHKALLAEDPDICLLLAPRHPERAEDIIALIELAGLSVARRSAGQPLTADTQVYLADTLGEVGTWYALSPIVFLGGSLAPIGGHNPFEVAQAGAAVITGPGYSNFAETYPPLISAGGAVEVNDAKGLAGAVSHWMDDDAALNAARDAARGVVAAQAAALDGVVDLLIDNLALSPARQPH; translated from the coding sequence ATGGCCAGCCGCAGGACCAGCGCGCCGACGCTGCTGTTTCACCTCTACCGTGGCGCCACTGCGCTGCTGGCACCATTCGCCTTTCGCAAGGTGGCGGGCAAGCTCGCCGACCATGGCGTTTCTCCCACACGGCAGCGCGAGCGTCTGGGCTATGCCAGCCAGCCGCGCCCGACCCCAAGCGGACCGGACGGCAGGCCTGCGCCTCTGCTTTGGTTGCACGGGGCCTCGGTCGGTGAAAGCCTCGCAGCGCTCAGCCTGATTGACAAACTGGCCCCACGGCTGCCCGGCGCGGAGTTTCTGCTGACCTCCGGCACCGCCAGCTCGGCTGAGATGATGGCCAAGCGTATGCCCGCCAACTGTCGCCACCAGTTCGCCCCGCTGGATGCCACCGCCCCGGTCGATCGGTTCCTGCGCCATTGGCAGCCCGACGCAGCGCTTTTTGTCGAAAGCGAGCTTTGGCCGGTAACGCTCCATGCCGCTGAACAGGCTGCTGTGCGGCTCGCGCTGGTCAACGCCCGCCTCTCGGCCCGGTCTGTGGCGCGGTGGAAATCGAAACCGGCCACCGCGGCGTTTGTGATGCAGAAGTTTGATCTGCTGCTCAGCCAGAACCCGCAGATGGGGGAAAGCCTGATCGAGCTGGGCGCCGCACCGGACAAAGTCCATCCCAGCGGCAACCTCAAGGCCGGTTCCGCTCCGCTGCCCGTCGATCAGGCGGCCCTTGATGCGGTCCGCGCAGAGCTTGGCGAGCGCCCGCTCTGGGTGGCCAGCTCCACGCACCGGGGCGAGGAAGAGACCGTGATCGCCGCGCATAAGGCGCTGCTGGCCGAGGACCCGGACATCTGCCTGCTGCTGGCCCCCCGCCACCCGGAACGAGCCGAGGACATCATCGCGCTGATCGAGCTGGCAGGCCTCAGCGTTGCGCGCCGTAGCGCCGGTCAGCCGCTGACAGCGGATACCCAGGTCTATCTTGCCGACACATTGGGCGAAGTCGGCACCTGGTATGCGCTGTCGCCCATCGTGTTTCTTGGTGGCTCCCTTGCGCCCATCGGCGGCCATAACCCCTTTGAGGTAGCACAGGCAGGCGCTGCCGTGATCACGGGTCCGGGATACTCCAACTTCGCCGAGACCTATCCGCCGTTGATCAGCGCGGGCGGCGCGGTCGAGGTCAATGATGCCAAGGGGCTAGCAGGTGCCGTAAGCCACTGGATGGATGATGATGCCGCCCTCAACGCAGCGCGCGACGCGGCCCGTGGCGTGGTCGCGGCACAGGCCGCAGCGCTTGATGGCGTGGTTGATCTGCTGATCGACAATCTGGCGCTGTCGCCCGCCCGCCAGCCCCATTGA
- the moaA gene encoding GTP 3',8-cyclase MoaA produces the protein MTAPLIDPFARAITYLRVSVTDRCDFRCVYCMSENMTFLPKKDLLTLEELDRMCSTFVNLGVEKLRITGGEPLVRRGIMTFFRAMTRHLESGALKELTLTTNGSQLEKYAQDLYDAGVRRVNVSLDTIDEAKFAEITRWGRLPQVLRGIDAAQKAGLRIKINAVALKGFNEDELPAITRWCAERDMDLTWIEVMPMGDIGNENRLGQYWSLKDVRRAYEDHYSVTDLTERTGGPARYVRLEESGQKIGFITPLSHNFCESCNRVRLTCTGELYMCLGQEDMADLRAPLRDHPEDDQALEAAIRAAITLKPKGHDFDYSRQKLDGQMPRHMSHTGG, from the coding sequence ATGACAGCGCCACTCATCGATCCCTTCGCCCGCGCCATTACGTATCTGCGCGTTTCGGTCACCGACCGCTGCGATTTTCGCTGCGTCTACTGCATGTCCGAAAACATGACCTTCCTGCCGAAGAAGGATCTTCTGACACTGGAAGAGTTGGATCGCATGTGTTCGACCTTCGTCAATCTTGGTGTTGAGAAACTGCGGATCACCGGTGGTGAGCCACTAGTGCGCCGGGGCATCATGACTTTCTTCCGCGCCATGACCCGGCATCTGGAAAGCGGGGCGTTGAAGGAGCTGACGCTGACCACCAATGGCTCGCAGCTGGAAAAATACGCGCAGGATCTTTATGACGCCGGTGTGCGGCGGGTGAATGTCTCGCTCGACACCATCGACGAGGCCAAATTTGCCGAGATCACCCGCTGGGGCCGCCTGCCCCAGGTGCTGCGCGGGATTGATGCGGCCCAGAAGGCCGGGCTGCGGATCAAGATCAACGCTGTTGCCCTGAAAGGCTTCAACGAGGACGAGCTACCCGCCATCACCCGCTGGTGCGCCGAGCGCGATATGGATCTGACCTGGATCGAGGTCATGCCGATGGGCGATATCGGCAATGAAAACCGACTGGGTCAATATTGGTCGCTGAAAGACGTGCGCCGCGCCTATGAGGATCACTACAGCGTCACTGATCTGACCGAACGGACCGGCGGACCGGCGCGCTATGTCCGCCTGGAGGAGAGCGGCCAGAAGATCGGATTTATCACGCCGCTGTCGCATAACTTCTGCGAAAGCTGCAACCGGGTGCGCCTGACCTGCACCGGTGAGCTATACATGTGCCTGGGGCAGGAAGACATGGCGGACCTGCGCGCGCCGCTACGGGATCACCCCGAGGATGATCAGGCGCTGGAGGCGGCCATACGGGCAGCGATCACGCTCAAGCCCAAGGGGCATGATTTCGATTATTCCCGGCAAAAACTGGACGGGCAGATGCCACGCCACATGAGCCATACCGGCGGCTGA
- a CDS encoding DNA alkylation repair protein: MSDLTLEVALAALESAAEPARAAQMASYHKQKRVVLGVPNPTINSLSQEWRKQLSSGDDGVAARCALAQELWASDVFEARIAAAKLLTQARIRDDAPVWDLLQSWLPDFDSWAIADHAASAIQKRLQAEPARLDIVEGWTGSDHMWTRRAALVATLPWAKLPNPKAEELAARERILGWAAGYVPDRNWFIQKSIAWWLRDLSKHDADRTRAFLTEHGAAMKPFARKEAAKHLPAASHAD; encoded by the coding sequence ATGAGCGATCTGACACTGGAGGTGGCACTGGCCGCGCTGGAGAGCGCCGCCGAGCCTGCGCGCGCGGCTCAGATGGCCAGCTATCACAAGCAGAAGCGCGTTGTGCTGGGGGTTCCGAATCCCACCATCAACAGCCTGAGCCAGGAGTGGCGCAAGCAGCTGAGTTCGGGCGACGATGGGGTTGCCGCGCGCTGCGCGCTGGCGCAGGAGCTCTGGGCCAGCGATGTGTTCGAGGCGCGCATCGCGGCGGCAAAGCTGCTGACACAGGCGCGGATCAGGGACGACGCACCGGTCTGGGACCTGCTGCAAAGCTGGCTGCCGGATTTTGACAGCTGGGCCATTGCAGACCACGCAGCCTCGGCCATCCAGAAACGCCTTCAGGCTGAGCCCGCACGTCTGGATATCGTCGAGGGCTGGACCGGCTCTGATCACATGTGGACCCGCCGGGCAGCCCTGGTTGCCACCCTGCCCTGGGCCAAGCTGCCCAACCCCAAAGCTGAAGAACTGGCCGCACGCGAGCGGATCCTCGGCTGGGCCGCTGGCTACGTGCCGGATCGCAACTGGTTCATTCAGAAATCCATCGCCTGGTGGCTGCGCGATCTGAGCAAACATGACGCTGATCGCACCCGCGCATTCCTTACCGAACATGGCGCAGCGATGAAGCCCTTTGCCCGCAAGGAAGCGGCCAAACATCTGCCTGCTGCCAGTCACGCCGACTGA
- the glmS gene encoding glutamine--fructose-6-phosphate transaminase (isomerizing) → MCGIVGVLGNHEAAPILVKALERLEYRGYDSAGIATVSDGALDRRRAVGKLVNLSDLLVHEPLRGKSGIGHTRWATHGAPTVSNAHPHRAGRVAVVHNGIIENFKELRVELGQKGITFETETDTETVALLCEALISDGKSPVEAARETVSRLDGAFALAFLFEGEEDLMIATRKGSPLAIGHGEGEMFVGSDAIALAPFTDQITYLEEGDFAVLTRTSLDIWDQRGAIANREKRQIQLANARVDKDGHKHFMAKEIAEQPVAIDRALKAYLSEDGQLALPSELDFTRIERLTMVACGTAYYACMVAKYWFEQIARMPVEVDVASEFRYREPPVSEKTMALFVSQSGETADTLAALRYMDGKAQQIVGLVNVPESSIARESDVLLPLHAGPEISVASTKAFTCQLTILLLLALRAAQQRGIALPAGMPDDLRALPGLINQSLTGAKQITATARGLAKARDIIFLGRGQLYPLALEGALKLKELSYIHAEGYASGELKHGPIALIDEKVPVVVLAPRDALFDKTVSNMQEVMARGGKVILVTDTEGAKIAGDGTHEVIVMPQVPDALAPILYAVPAQQIAYYTAIAKGTDVDQPRNLAKSVTVE, encoded by the coding sequence ATGTGTGGCATCGTCGGCGTTCTTGGCAATCATGAAGCGGCCCCAATCCTGGTCAAGGCTCTCGAGCGGCTGGAGTACCGCGGCTATGACAGCGCCGGGATCGCCACCGTCAGTGACGGCGCGCTGGACCGCCGCCGTGCGGTGGGAAAGCTGGTGAACCTTTCCGATCTTCTTGTTCATGAACCGCTGCGCGGCAAATCCGGTATCGGCCATACCCGCTGGGCCACCCATGGGGCGCCGACGGTCAGCAACGCCCACCCGCATCGGGCCGGCAGGGTTGCCGTTGTCCACAATGGCATCATCGAGAACTTCAAAGAGCTGCGTGTGGAGCTGGGTCAGAAAGGCATCACCTTTGAGACCGAAACAGATACCGAAACCGTCGCCCTGCTCTGCGAGGCGCTGATCAGCGACGGCAAGTCCCCGGTCGAAGCGGCGCGCGAAACCGTGTCGCGTCTGGACGGAGCGTTTGCCCTGGCCTTCCTGTTTGAGGGCGAAGAGGATCTGATGATCGCCACCCGCAAGGGTTCGCCGCTTGCCATCGGCCATGGCGAGGGCGAAATGTTCGTCGGGTCGGACGCGATAGCGCTGGCTCCGTTCACCGACCAGATCACCTATCTGGAAGAAGGCGATTTTGCGGTACTGACCCGAACCAGCCTCGATATCTGGGACCAGCGCGGCGCCATCGCCAACCGCGAAAAACGCCAGATCCAGCTGGCAAATGCGCGCGTCGACAAGGACGGCCACAAGCATTTCATGGCCAAGGAAATCGCCGAACAGCCGGTTGCCATTGACCGCGCGCTGAAAGCCTATCTGAGCGAGGATGGCCAGCTGGCGCTGCCGTCCGAACTGGACTTCACCAGGATCGAGCGGCTGACCATGGTCGCCTGTGGCACCGCCTATTATGCCTGCATGGTTGCGAAATACTGGTTTGAACAGATCGCCCGGATGCCGGTCGAAGTCGATGTCGCCTCTGAGTTCCGCTACCGCGAGCCGCCGGTGTCGGAGAAGACGATGGCGCTGTTTGTGTCACAATCGGGAGAGACCGCCGACACCCTGGCCGCCCTGCGCTACATGGACGGCAAGGCGCAGCAGATCGTGGGGCTGGTCAATGTCCCCGAAAGCTCCATCGCGCGGGAAAGCGATGTGCTTCTGCCGCTGCACGCCGGCCCGGAAATCTCTGTTGCCTCGACCAAGGCATTTACCTGCCAGCTGACCATCCTGCTGCTGCTCGCCCTGCGGGCGGCCCAACAGCGCGGCATCGCCCTGCCTGCCGGAATGCCCGACGATCTGCGCGCGCTGCCCGGTCTGATCAACCAGTCACTGACGGGCGCCAAGCAGATCACCGCTACGGCACGCGGGCTGGCGAAGGCACGGGATATCATCTTCCTCGGGCGGGGGCAGCTCTATCCGCTGGCGCTGGAAGGCGCGCTGAAGCTCAAGGAGCTGAGCTATATCCATGCCGAAGGCTACGCCAGCGGCGAGCTGAAACACGGCCCCATCGCGCTTATTGACGAGAAGGTGCCGGTGGTGGTTCTGGCGCCGCGTGATGCACTGTTCGACAAGACAGTGTCAAACATGCAGGAGGTCATGGCACGCGGGGGCAAGGTGATCCTGGTGACCGACACCGAAGGCGCCAAGATCGCCGGTGATGGCACCCATGAGGTGATCGTGATGCCGCAGGTACCCGATGCGCTGGCCCCGATCCTCTATGCGGTGCCGGCGCAGCAGATCGCCTATTACACCGCGATCGCCAAGGGCACCGATGTGGACCAGCCCCGCAATCTCGCAAAATCGGTGACGGTGGAATGA
- the glmU gene encoding bifunctional UDP-N-acetylglucosamine diphosphorylase/glucosamine-1-phosphate N-acetyltransferase GlmU, which translates to MSTALVILAAGKGTRMNSDLPKVLHPIAHAPMLEHTLSAGRALVPERTIVVAGHGADYVRAALADIDEDVEIVFQDEQLGTAHAVAQAREALTGFEGDIVVLYGDTPFVSAETLEHMIAARQNADLVVLGFTAADPARYGRLVMNGDSLERIVEYKDATEAERAIDFCNSGLMAGNAAQMFALIDRVDSANASGEYYLTDLVELACADGLRVTAVSCDEAETLGINSRADLAEADRIFQRRARTALMEDGVTLMDPETVYLAFDTVIGRDTIIEPNVVFGPDVTVESGVFIRSFSHFEGCHISRGSKVGPYARLRPGAELAENTHIGNFVEIKNAEIAEGAKVNHLSYIGDASVGAGTNIGAGTITCNYDGVMKHRTEIGAGAFIGSNTMLVAPVRVGNQAMTATGAVITKSVEDGALAIARAEQQNKPGRARKLMDMLRAKKARLGKGAE; encoded by the coding sequence ATGAGCACCGCCCTCGTCATTCTGGCCGCAGGCAAAGGCACCCGGATGAACTCCGACCTGCCCAAGGTTTTGCATCCCATTGCCCACGCCCCGATGCTGGAACATACGCTGTCCGCCGGTCGCGCGCTGGTCCCCGAGCGCACCATCGTGGTGGCCGGCCACGGCGCGGATTATGTACGGGCAGCCCTGGCCGATATCGACGAAGATGTCGAAATTGTCTTTCAGGACGAACAGCTTGGTACAGCTCATGCCGTCGCGCAGGCGCGTGAGGCACTGACCGGTTTCGAGGGCGATATCGTCGTGCTTTATGGCGACACGCCCTTTGTCAGCGCCGAAACGCTGGAACATATGATCGCCGCACGGCAGAACGCCGATCTGGTGGTTCTGGGCTTCACCGCAGCTGATCCGGCACGCTATGGCCGCCTGGTCATGAATGGAGACAGCCTGGAACGTATTGTCGAATACAAGGACGCAACCGAGGCCGAGCGCGCGATTGATTTCTGCAATTCCGGGCTGATGGCCGGCAATGCGGCGCAGATGTTTGCGTTGATTGACCGTGTCGACAGCGCCAATGCCTCCGGCGAATATTATCTCACAGATCTTGTGGAACTGGCCTGCGCCGATGGGCTTCGGGTCACTGCGGTCTCCTGCGATGAGGCCGAGACCCTTGGCATCAATTCCCGCGCGGATCTGGCCGAAGCCGACCGCATCTTCCAGCGCCGTGCACGTACCGCGCTGATGGAGGATGGCGTCACGCTGATGGATCCGGAGACGGTCTATCTGGCCTTTGACACCGTCATCGGCCGCGACACGATCATCGAGCCCAATGTGGTCTTCGGCCCCGATGTCACGGTCGAAAGCGGTGTCTTCATCCGATCATTCTCACATTTTGAGGGCTGCCATATCTCGCGCGGCTCCAAGGTCGGCCCCTATGCCCGCCTGCGCCCCGGTGCAGAGCTGGCAGAGAACACCCACATCGGCAATTTCGTTGAGATCAAGAATGCTGAAATTGCCGAGGGCGCCAAGGTCAACCACCTCAGCTACATCGGCGATGCCAGCGTTGGTGCCGGTACCAATATCGGCGCGGGAACGATCACCTGCAACTACGACGGCGTGATGAAACACCGGACCGAAATCGGAGCGGGTGCCTTTATCGGGTCCAACACCATGCTGGTGGCCCCGGTGCGCGTCGGCAATCAGGCCATGACCGCGACCGGAGCCGTGATCACGAAATCCGTCGAGGACGGCGCATTGGCCATTGCGCGCGCCGAGCAACAGAACAAACCCGGGCGGGCGCGCAAGCTGATGGACATGCTGCGCGCCAAGAAGGCCCGTCTTGGCAAAGGAGCCGAATAA
- a CDS encoding HAD-IA family hydrolase translates to MRTVIFDLDGTLADTSGDLLAAANACFRQMGLGDLLTLPRDAAVALRGGKSMLTTGLKRAGEYREETVEEYYPRLLEYYRDAIDHHTVLYPGAMAAVEQLKTDGFRVGICTNKPEALAEKLMQSLGVRDAFHSLVGADTLPVRKPDPEPLREAARRAGGDPERTILIGDTDTDRKTSAAAGVASVLVTFGPSGDDLEALRPEALLQRFEDLPALAARLLPL, encoded by the coding sequence ATGCGAACGGTTATCTTCGATCTCGATGGTACTTTGGCGGATACATCCGGTGATCTTCTGGCTGCGGCGAATGCCTGTTTCCGTCAGATGGGACTGGGGGACCTGCTGACCCTGCCACGGGATGCTGCGGTTGCCCTGCGCGGTGGTAAGAGCATGTTGACCACCGGGCTGAAACGCGCCGGGGAGTATCGTGAAGAAACCGTCGAGGAATACTATCCGCGGCTTCTGGAGTATTACCGCGATGCGATTGACCATCACACGGTGTTGTATCCGGGCGCCATGGCGGCGGTGGAGCAGTTGAAAACCGACGGGTTCCGGGTGGGGATCTGCACCAACAAGCCGGAGGCGCTGGCGGAGAAGCTGATGCAGAGTCTGGGCGTACGTGATGCGTTCCACTCTCTGGTCGGGGCGGATACGCTGCCGGTGCGCAAGCCTGACCCGGAGCCGCTGCGGGAGGCTGCCCGGCGGGCCGGGGGTGATCCTGAGCGTACAATTCTGATCGGTGATACAGACACCGACCGCAAGACCTCGGCAGCGGCCGGGGTGGCCTCGGTGCTGGTGACCTTTGGTCCGTCCGGCGACGACCTTGAGGCGCTGCGCCCCGAGGCGCTGTTACAGCGTTTTGAGGATCTTCCTGCACTGGCGGCCCGCTTGCTGCCTCTTTGA
- a CDS encoding DegT/DnrJ/EryC1/StrS family aminotransferase — MTEIFSGSFTQQEPIPEDAIEAAVAVMRHGRLHRYNVVADEAGEVTLLEEEFAAQMGAPYALAVASGGYALATALRAVGVRPGDRVLTNAFTLAPVPGSIAAVGAQPVYVGVTEALTLDLEDLERQLAADGHPKVLMLSHMRGHLCDMDRLMAICDAAGVTVIEDCAHTMGARWNGVLSGRHGAVGCYSCQTYKHVNSGEGGLMITSDPEIAARAIMLSGSYMLYSRHRAAPGPEVFERIKYETPNISGRMDNLRAAILRPQLRQLDQQVQRWNERYQQIETGLRDTPGLQVVERPQAELYVGSSIQFLLLDWSADKIREVLRRCSARGVELKWFGAAEPVAFTSRYDSWRYAAAPAMPASDRVLHGIIDMRVPLTFSLSDCAQIARIIRAEVAAVFQAGER; from the coding sequence ATGACAGAGATATTCAGCGGTAGCTTTACCCAGCAGGAACCCATCCCCGAAGATGCCATCGAAGCCGCCGTCGCGGTGATGCGCCACGGACGCCTGCATCGCTACAATGTGGTGGCGGATGAGGCGGGCGAGGTAACCCTGCTGGAAGAGGAATTTGCGGCACAGATGGGCGCGCCCTATGCCCTAGCCGTGGCGTCGGGGGGCTATGCGCTGGCAACCGCCCTGCGCGCGGTCGGGGTGCGGCCCGGCGACAGGGTGCTGACCAATGCCTTCACCCTCGCGCCGGTACCGGGGTCGATTGCCGCTGTTGGCGCACAGCCGGTCTATGTCGGGGTAACCGAAGCGCTGACCCTTGATCTTGAGGATCTTGAGCGTCAGCTGGCGGCGGATGGTCACCCGAAGGTTCTGATGCTGTCACATATGCGGGGGCATCTTTGCGATATGGATCGGTTGATGGCCATCTGCGATGCTGCGGGTGTCACCGTGATCGAGGACTGCGCCCATACCATGGGGGCGCGGTGGAACGGAGTTCTGTCCGGCCGTCACGGCGCTGTCGGCTGCTATTCCTGCCAGACCTATAAGCACGTGAACTCGGGAGAGGGCGGTCTGATGATCACCTCGGACCCCGAAATCGCGGCCCGCGCCATCATGCTGTCGGGGTCTTATATGCTCTACTCACGGCATCGGGCTGCGCCCGGACCTGAGGTGTTCGAGCGGATCAAATATGAAACCCCCAATATTTCGGGCCGTATGGACAACCTGCGTGCTGCGATCCTGCGCCCGCAGCTGCGGCAACTGGACCAGCAGGTGCAGCGCTGGAACGAACGCTATCAGCAGATCGAGACAGGGCTGCGAGACACGCCCGGCCTGCAGGTCGTCGAACGCCCGCAAGCGGAGTTATATGTCGGCTCCTCCATCCAGTTCCTGCTGCTGGACTGGTCGGCTGACAAGATCCGTGAGGTGCTGCGCCGGTGCAGCGCTCGCGGAGTGGAACTCAAATGGTTTGGTGCGGCTGAGCCGGTCGCATTCACCTCCCGCTATGACAGCTGGCGCTATGCGGCGGCACCGGCAATGCCCGCAAGTGATCGGGTGCTGCACGGGATCATCGACATGCGGGTGCCATTGACCTTCTCGCTTTCCGACTGTGCGCAGATCGCGCGCATCATCCGGGCTGAGGTGGCGGCGGTGTTCCAGGCCGGAGAGCGCTGA
- a CDS encoding Hint domain-containing protein produces MQNLIINGTFDSGSANWSGTDLEASNTESAYLGNGSSNRVAEMDGQSGQTTVMEQSFTVTAPIQTTLTLDAALRTASLSQAGTEGFTVEILDASGAVIASMSVLPTTSSFTQTSLNVNFTSPGDYTLRLTELGSDDSLGAIVDNISLLVCFCNGTLIETADGPRAIETLTPGDMVMTEDGLKPLRWIGRRRVSANEMRDDPRLRPVRIEAGALGPGLPKKPLLVSRQHRMLIRSRVAQRMFGQFEVLIPAIRLTALPGIYVSAPQEGIAYFHMLFDNHEIVLANGAPSESLLVTEPSLAALSPAARQELKQLFPDLVGAAQHGPASARPIPPQPRQKRLLERIGKNNRAVVDPI; encoded by the coding sequence ATGCAAAATCTGATCATCAACGGAACATTTGACAGCGGCTCCGCCAATTGGAGCGGCACCGACCTGGAGGCCAGCAATACAGAGAGCGCCTATCTCGGGAATGGCTCATCCAATCGCGTGGCCGAAATGGACGGTCAATCCGGCCAGACCACCGTGATGGAGCAGAGTTTTACCGTCACTGCTCCGATCCAGACCACGCTGACGCTGGACGCCGCCCTGCGCACTGCCTCGCTGAGTCAGGCGGGCACTGAGGGATTTACCGTCGAAATTCTGGATGCGAGCGGAGCGGTTATCGCCTCCATGTCGGTGCTGCCGACCACCAGCAGCTTTACCCAGACCAGCCTGAATGTGAACTTCACCAGCCCCGGAGACTACACGCTGCGCCTGACCGAACTTGGCAGCGACGATAGTCTCGGCGCGATCGTCGACAATATCTCGCTCTTGGTATGCTTCTGCAATGGCACCCTGATCGAAACGGCCGACGGTCCCCGCGCCATCGAAACCCTCACGCCGGGCGACATGGTCATGACTGAGGACGGGCTGAAGCCGCTGCGCTGGATTGGCAGGCGGCGTGTCTCGGCGAACGAGATGAGGGACGACCCCAGGCTCCGCCCGGTGCGGATCGAGGCCGGCGCCCTCGGGCCGGGACTGCCCAAGAAACCGCTGCTGGTCTCGCGGCAGCATCGGATGCTGATCCGATCACGCGTGGCGCAGCGCATGTTTGGCCAATTCGAGGTGCTGATCCCGGCCATTCGCCTTACGGCCCTGCCGGGGATCTATGTATCCGCACCGCAGGAGGGCATCGCCTATTTCCACATGCTGTTCGACAACCACGAGATCGTTCTCGCCAATGGTGCCCCCAGCGAAAGCCTGCTGGTCACCGAACCGTCGCTGGCCGCCCTCTCCCCCGCCGCGCGGCAGGAGTTGAAACAGCTGTTTCCGGATCTGGTAGGCGCGGCGCAGCACGGCCCTGCCAGCGCCAGACCCATCCCGCCACAGCCCAGACAAAAGCGGCTTCTGGAACGGATCGGCAAAAACAATCGCGCTGTCGTGGATCCTATCTGA